The following are encoded together in the Flavihumibacter fluvii genome:
- a CDS encoding S8 family peptidase: MKNPPTKLMLRLKSVSRDIDEKDLVQVDNNDPINFASANSNHNNPWDNAYIALQENPDVSFAEPDIESGDLCYSYQQEIEERGEPDKASYQEFIDYWPHPKEASIWHLGDDFSQLKKAREEVAALPNKKTVRIAHFDTGYYKDHISFPAANIRKDLERDFVEGEEYRDHDAADSFDEGTLKMPGHGTGTLSILAGGKVSMPFCKFDDYIGLHDSIEIIPIRIAKSVVLLKSSAFVKALDYVANELNKSDATRVHVITMSMGGLASGAWADMVNMAYEKGIFIVTAAGNNFKKLPTRTLIFPARFNRVVAACGVTYDLSPYAKLHGDASFSIMEGNYGPRSLMNTAIAAFTPNVPWASYRFTDVVGLKGDGTSSATPQVASAAALYYCKYYDELEALPEPWMRVEAIRNALFSSAAKTINHDDRDVEKYFGNGILKAWDMLQVKVPPATTLVKQKEDKVAFPFFKVIFGIRAMEENDQSEEDMLETELMQLVLSDPALQELLQSEEKKLEDLNREQQKRLAEKILQNNKASEKLKESMQLLLNQLDIL; encoded by the coding sequence ATGAAAAATCCTCCAACAAAACTGATGCTCCGGCTAAAGTCAGTATCAAGAGACATTGACGAAAAAGACCTGGTACAGGTTGACAACAATGACCCCATCAATTTCGCTTCAGCAAATTCAAACCATAATAACCCGTGGGACAATGCCTACATCGCCTTACAGGAAAATCCCGATGTTTCTTTTGCTGAACCCGATATTGAATCCGGTGATCTCTGTTATTCCTACCAGCAAGAAATTGAAGAAAGGGGCGAGCCCGACAAGGCTTCCTACCAGGAATTTATTGATTACTGGCCGCACCCGAAGGAGGCCTCCATATGGCACCTTGGCGATGACTTTTCACAATTGAAAAAAGCCCGCGAAGAAGTTGCCGCCTTACCGAATAAAAAAACAGTGCGGATCGCCCATTTCGATACAGGCTATTACAAAGACCATATTTCCTTTCCTGCAGCCAATATCCGCAAGGACCTGGAAAGGGATTTTGTTGAAGGGGAAGAATACCGCGACCATGATGCAGCAGATAGTTTCGATGAAGGCACCCTGAAGATGCCGGGACACGGCACAGGTACTTTAAGTATTCTCGCCGGCGGAAAAGTAAGTATGCCCTTTTGCAAATTTGATGATTATATCGGCCTTCACGACAGTATCGAAATTATTCCGATCCGGATTGCAAAATCGGTGGTATTATTAAAATCTTCGGCCTTCGTAAAAGCGCTCGATTATGTGGCGAATGAATTGAATAAAAGTGATGCAACAAGGGTCCATGTCATTACCATGAGCATGGGCGGACTGGCATCCGGTGCATGGGCGGATATGGTCAATATGGCTTATGAAAAAGGCATATTCATTGTAACAGCAGCGGGGAATAATTTTAAAAAACTTCCCACCCGGACCTTAATTTTTCCGGCCCGGTTTAATCGGGTGGTGGCTGCCTGTGGCGTGACCTATGACCTGTCGCCTTATGCAAAACTACATGGTGATGCGAGTTTCAGCATCATGGAAGGAAATTACGGGCCACGGTCACTGATGAACACCGCCATTGCGGCTTTCACACCAAATGTCCCGTGGGCAAGCTACCGGTTTACTGATGTCGTTGGTTTAAAAGGAGATGGTACTTCTTCGGCTACGCCCCAGGTGGCTTCTGCCGCGGCTTTATACTATTGTAAATATTATGATGAACTGGAAGCCCTGCCGGAACCCTGGATGCGGGTGGAAGCCATCCGGAATGCGCTGTTTTCTTCTGCAGCCAAAACCATTAACCATGACGACCGGGATGTAGAAAAATATTTTGGCAATGGAATATTAAAAGCCTGGGATATGCTGCAGGTAAAAGTGCCGCCCGCTACTACATTGGTTAAACAGAAAGAAGACAAGGTCGCCTTTCCTTTTTTCAAAGTAATTTTTGGCATCCGGGCAATGGAAGAAAATGATCAGTCTGAAGAAGATATGCTGGAAACAGAGTTGATGCAATTAGTGCTTTCTGATCCCGCCCTGCAGGAGCTTTTACAATCTGAAGAAAAAAAGCTGGAAGACCTCAACAGGGAACAGCAGAAGCGCCTCGCAGAAAAAATCCTGCAAAATAATAAGGCCTCCGAAAAATTAAAAGAAAGCATGCAGCTGCTGCTGAATCAACTGGATATTTTATAA
- a CDS encoding sugar-binding domain-containing protein, with the protein MKIHRPLNPIGKTWTTLVGILLFFSGQVFSQVQSLAGEWQFRMDSVQQLAAIQLPGSCEEQGFGAKATVKDSNRLTRNIRYVGKAWYQKTITIPQQWKGKRVELFLERCLWESAIWLDGKPFGLRNSLSTPHLYDLGVVTPGTHTLLVSVDNTIKLPIGEWGFALADDTQGNWNGIIGRLELRATDPVWIRQVLVFPDHLKISIGNATGKMQNATIRNTNIRIPTGGAVIALPFTPAAPNWDEFAPNMQELQLTLKTQQYSHTKIVPYGIRSLTTKNGQFLLNGRPTLFRGPNNECVYPKTQYPPMDKASWLNLFTICQSYGFNFMRFNSWCPPEAAFLAANELGYFLQVEIPFWSIFTDEYGAHPAREQFLEEELMHILENYGNNPSFAFMAMGNESPGPLDVLVRKGKSVDTRMLYRCQDGDTITKGDFAERGTEIGMRGVKGPTTDWDRWSLIRTKEVEKYKQLSLPTIGHEVGQWASYPDYDQITKFTGNLKPYNYENYRNSLERHNMADQNKAFAQASGRFAVSLYKEEIEGSFRTYPYGGFGIVEARDFTGEGAAMIGWLDAFWDSKGLISPADFRRFCGPTVCLLRMPKRIYTNDDLFSAQAEISHYAPENVQSPTHWKIEDEQGKIVASGKFASKEIITGKLNRLGRISASLKSITSPARLIVTVRSAGTSNSWNIWVYPVQQTVKSPQVKVAYDFDAATKQALARGENVLLFSSPGQGLNEIESSFMGPAKVREFAPVTKGKSAIPGSYMPSFWSMRLFNQIGTLGILCNPEHPALAAFPTEAHSDWQWADLLGRYTAQTSYGIAGDTAQHDWKDKFDRSKAIILNETPADYRPIVQMIDNYERNYKLGIIFETKVGKGKLLVCAVDLDTDAENRPAARQLKASLLQYAAGDQFNPAHELPIELLERMLTF; encoded by the coding sequence ATGAAAATTCATCGGCCATTGAACCCTATTGGCAAAACCTGGACTACCCTGGTGGGTATCCTCTTATTTTTCTCTGGACAAGTGTTCAGCCAGGTCCAATCACTGGCAGGTGAATGGCAGTTCCGGATGGATTCAGTGCAGCAATTAGCAGCCATTCAATTGCCCGGCTCCTGTGAAGAACAGGGCTTCGGGGCAAAGGCGACGGTCAAAGACTCAAACCGCCTCACCCGCAATATCCGTTACGTGGGTAAAGCCTGGTACCAGAAAACAATTACGATTCCCCAGCAATGGAAAGGCAAACGCGTGGAATTATTCCTGGAAAGATGCTTGTGGGAATCCGCTATTTGGCTGGATGGCAAGCCTTTTGGCCTGCGGAATAGTTTATCCACCCCGCACCTCTATGATCTCGGTGTTGTCACCCCGGGCACACATACCCTGCTGGTATCCGTTGACAATACCATTAAACTGCCCATCGGTGAATGGGGCTTCGCCCTTGCTGACGATACCCAGGGAAACTGGAATGGCATCATCGGTCGTCTCGAACTCCGCGCTACTGATCCGGTATGGATCCGGCAAGTGCTGGTTTTTCCTGATCACCTGAAGATCAGTATCGGTAACGCTACCGGTAAAATGCAGAACGCAACCATACGCAATACCAACATAAGGATACCTACTGGTGGCGCTGTGATCGCGCTTCCCTTTACACCAGCAGCACCCAACTGGGATGAGTTTGCACCCAACATGCAGGAACTGCAACTGACCCTCAAAACACAACAGTATAGCCACACTAAAATTGTACCCTATGGCATCCGGAGCCTGACCACAAAAAATGGCCAGTTCCTGTTAAACGGAAGGCCCACCCTTTTCCGGGGTCCCAATAACGAGTGCGTGTATCCGAAAACGCAATACCCGCCCATGGATAAAGCATCCTGGCTAAACTTATTTACCATTTGCCAATCATACGGATTCAATTTCATGCGCTTCAATTCCTGGTGCCCCCCGGAAGCGGCTTTCCTTGCTGCCAATGAACTCGGCTATTTCCTGCAGGTCGAAATTCCTTTCTGGTCCATTTTCACAGACGAGTATGGCGCGCATCCCGCGCGCGAACAATTCCTGGAAGAGGAATTAATGCATATCCTGGAAAACTATGGCAACAATCCATCCTTCGCATTCATGGCCATGGGGAATGAATCACCGGGCCCGCTGGATGTCCTGGTCAGGAAAGGAAAAAGCGTTGATACAAGGATGTTATACCGCTGCCAGGATGGCGATACCATCACAAAAGGTGATTTTGCAGAAAGGGGTACCGAGATCGGCATGCGGGGCGTTAAAGGCCCAACCACCGATTGGGACCGCTGGTCGCTGATCCGCACCAAAGAAGTGGAGAAATACAAACAGCTTTCCCTACCAACCATTGGCCATGAAGTAGGCCAGTGGGCCAGTTACCCCGACTATGACCAAATAACAAAGTTCACCGGCAACCTGAAACCGTATAATTATGAGAACTACCGCAATTCACTCGAACGGCACAATATGGCAGACCAGAACAAAGCCTTTGCACAGGCCAGCGGGCGGTTTGCCGTATCCCTGTATAAGGAGGAAATTGAAGGAAGTTTCAGGACCTACCCGTATGGCGGATTTGGCATTGTTGAAGCCCGCGACTTTACAGGTGAGGGTGCTGCAATGATTGGCTGGCTCGATGCTTTCTGGGATTCAAAAGGCCTCATATCACCTGCAGACTTCAGGCGCTTTTGCGGACCTACGGTCTGCCTCTTACGCATGCCCAAAAGAATCTACACCAACGATGACCTGTTTTCTGCGCAGGCAGAGATTTCCCATTATGCACCTGAAAATGTACAATCGCCAACCCACTGGAAAATTGAAGATGAACAGGGAAAAATAGTGGCATCAGGAAAATTTGCAAGCAAAGAAATAATAACGGGAAAACTCAACCGATTGGGCCGGATTAGTGCGTCACTCAAAAGTATAACTTCCCCGGCGCGTTTGATTGTAACGGTGCGTAGTGCCGGTACCTCCAACAGCTGGAATATCTGGGTCTATCCGGTGCAGCAAACAGTAAAATCCCCGCAGGTTAAAGTAGCGTATGACTTTGATGCGGCAACAAAACAGGCCTTGGCCAGGGGTGAAAATGTCTTGTTGTTTTCGTCGCCGGGGCAGGGCCTGAACGAAATCGAATCTTCCTTTATGGGACCTGCTAAAGTACGCGAATTCGCACCTGTGACGAAAGGTAAAAGTGCCATCCCGGGTTCTTATATGCCATCTTTCTGGAGTATGCGGTTGTTTAACCAGATTGGCACATTGGGTATTCTCTGTAACCCTGAACATCCTGCATTGGCAGCGTTCCCCACGGAAGCCCATAGTGACTGGCAATGGGCCGACCTGTTGGGAAGGTACACTGCGCAGACCTCCTATGGTATTGCCGGCGACACGGCGCAGCATGATTGGAAGGATAAATTCGATCGGTCGAAAGCTATTATTCTGAATGAGACACCCGCGGATTACCGGCCGATTGTCCAGATGATCGACAACTATGAACGTAATTATAAACTGGGCATTATTTTCGAAACGAAAGTGGGTAAGGGAAAACTCCTGGTCTGTGCAGTAGACCTTGATACAGATGCCGAAAACCGTCCCGCTGCAAGACAACTTAAAGCTAGTTTATTGCAATATGCGGCAGGGGATCAATTCAATCCGGCCCATGAACTGCCAATAGAATTATTAGAAAGGATGCTTACCTTTTAA
- a CDS encoding amidohydrolase produces MRNALLLLSLVVLLMGTACQSGNHPAGTKATLIYKNARIWTGDSSLPAATGIAIRDSIILYVGDHPDSLSGEHTEVIDAGGQFIVPGFIDNHTHFLSGGYQLASVNLRNAKSKAEFISILKTYVATLKDDRWIQGGDWDHEAMGGSLPAKDWIDSISGNHPVFVNRYDGHMALANSATLKIAGIDKYTKSPAGGEIVRDPKTGEPTGVLKDAAMDLVYVKVPAFTPAQLDEMLQRATSHALQNGVTEVNDVGSYGDWTDLETYTRAHQNNLLNIRIYSFVPLKSWAKLVTYVKENGKGDDLLHWGALKGFVDGSLGSTTAWFYQPYLDNPGSRGLLIADTIELRRDILGADAAGLQVAVHAIGDRANDWLLDVFEEAHKARGNTSSRFRIEHAQHLSAAAIPRFAALNVIPSMQPYHAIDDGRWAAKRLEDDRLKRTYAFKSLLDNGAGLTFGSDWTVGPLSPIEGIYAAVTRRTLDGADPNGWYPGQKISVDEALRCYTVNNAFAGFREKKSGMLKAGMLADFVLLSDDLFKVAPEKIKDVKVIRTILNGKLVYDAGL; encoded by the coding sequence ATGAGAAATGCACTTCTTTTACTTTCACTGGTGGTGTTATTAATGGGCACTGCCTGCCAGTCGGGCAACCATCCCGCCGGGACAAAAGCGACGCTGATCTATAAAAATGCGCGGATCTGGACGGGCGACAGCAGCCTGCCTGCAGCTACGGGCATTGCCATACGGGACAGTATCATCCTTTATGTAGGGGATCATCCGGATTCCCTGTCTGGCGAACATACAGAAGTAATCGATGCGGGCGGACAGTTCATCGTACCCGGTTTTATCGACAACCACACGCATTTCCTGAGTGGCGGTTACCAACTGGCTTCGGTCAATCTGCGGAATGCTAAAAGCAAAGCCGAATTCATCAGCATCCTTAAAACCTATGTGGCCACCCTGAAAGATGATCGCTGGATCCAGGGCGGCGACTGGGACCATGAGGCCATGGGCGGATCCCTGCCTGCTAAAGATTGGATCGACAGCATATCCGGGAATCATCCTGTTTTTGTTAATCGGTACGATGGCCATATGGCCCTGGCCAATTCTGCAACCTTGAAAATTGCCGGTATTGATAAGTATACAAAAAGTCCGGCTGGCGGGGAGATCGTCCGCGATCCGAAAACGGGTGAACCAACCGGCGTGCTCAAAGATGCAGCCATGGACCTGGTTTATGTGAAGGTCCCGGCGTTTACTCCCGCCCAGTTGGACGAGATGCTGCAACGCGCTACCAGCCATGCACTCCAGAACGGCGTTACTGAAGTGAATGATGTGGGTAGTTACGGTGACTGGACAGACCTGGAAACCTATACCCGGGCCCATCAAAACAACCTGTTGAATATCCGGATCTATTCTTTTGTGCCATTAAAAAGCTGGGCGAAGCTCGTTACGTATGTGAAGGAGAATGGGAAGGGCGATGACCTGCTGCACTGGGGCGCCCTTAAAGGGTTTGTGGATGGCTCACTGGGTAGCACAACCGCATGGTTCTACCAACCCTACCTGGATAATCCTGGTTCGAGAGGACTGCTGATTGCAGATACTATTGAATTGCGACGCGATATACTAGGCGCTGATGCGGCAGGATTACAGGTGGCTGTTCATGCCATCGGTGATCGTGCGAACGATTGGCTGCTGGATGTTTTTGAAGAAGCGCATAAGGCCCGGGGTAATACCAGCAGCCGGTTTCGTATTGAACATGCGCAACACCTGAGCGCCGCTGCTATCCCGCGGTTTGCCGCATTGAATGTGATCCCTTCCATGCAGCCTTACCATGCCATTGATGATGGCAGGTGGGCGGCTAAGCGGTTGGAAGATGACCGGCTTAAACGGACCTATGCATTCAAATCATTGCTGGATAATGGCGCCGGATTAACTTTCGGGTCTGACTGGACGGTAGGGCCGCTTTCGCCCATTGAAGGTATCTATGCTGCCGTAACCCGCCGAACCCTCGACGGAGCGGATCCAAACGGCTGGTATCCAGGACAAAAAATTTCCGTTGATGAGGCACTGCGATGTTATACAGTGAACAATGCCTTCGCAGGTTTCCGGGAAAAGAAGTCCGGTATGCTCAAAGCCGGTATGCTGGCGGATTTTGTCCTTTTATCAGATGACCTTTTCAAAGTGGCTCCCGAAAAAATCAAAGACGTGAAAGTGATCCGCACCATCCTGAATGGCAAACTGGTGTATGATGCCGGGTTGTAA
- a CDS encoding TonB-dependent receptor has translation MRRLLLSLVFLLPFYLFSQETVSAISGRVVNENNAGLPFASITIKGTSIGTVSDSAGYFTLTSTQKIPYVVLVTFSGYASLQFTVRNGDVKNAVLQLQSQFQNDTVVITSRRRREVLQDVPIPVSVIGGRQIDNQGTFNVNRLKELVPSLQLYSSNPRNTGINIRGLGSPFGLTNDGLDPGVGYYVDGVYQARPAAATLDFIDIEQVEVLRGPQGTLFGKNTTAGAINITTRKPSFKSGANFELSYGNYGYIQAKTSLTGALSKKIAARVSFSGTQRNGLVENIRTGKYTNDINNLGVHAQILYKPSDKTTITLSGDDTRQRPDGYAQVVAGVVETKRPAYRQFNAIISDLNYSLPTLNAFDRKIDHDVPWNSGNDLGGVSLNLDQKIGPGTLTSTTAWRYWHWNPSNDRDFTGLQALAKSQNPAKHKQFSQEIRYAGQISSKVSGVVGVFFLSQEVKITGTEESGKDQWRFVQSTPSDKWATPGLFDGYGISTDASIKSQSAAVFANVDWEAFNRFHIMPGIRYNYDKKDVVYDRVAAGGLETEDPALIALKKLVYTSQAYDTAANETNLTYQLTLSYKIHDRVNAYATYSTSYKPVGVNVAGLPTIDGKPATDLAVIKPEYVNHVEIGVKTTPVDNFLVNATFFNTDIENYQANVQSPQLGVNRGYIANAEKVNVKGFEVDVNLIASQHFTFYGSTAYTDAKYVKFTNAPLPLEETGTTKDGQQVAFKDISGGRLPGISKWAVSVGGEYSTPAAFFGKAGKFFVAIDGYYRSGFSSSPSPSAYLNIDAYSIANGRLGFRAVNGLSAFIWGRNLFNKNYYEQLLVAGGNAGQYAAVLGDQRTYGATIRYSF, from the coding sequence ATGAGAAGACTTTTATTATCACTGGTATTTCTGCTCCCCTTCTACTTGTTCTCGCAGGAAACCGTATCGGCCATATCGGGCCGTGTCGTAAATGAAAACAATGCAGGATTACCATTTGCAAGTATTACAATTAAAGGCACTTCCATTGGCACTGTAAGTGATTCGGCCGGGTATTTTACCCTTACCAGTACGCAAAAAATTCCTTACGTGGTGTTGGTTACCTTTTCGGGGTATGCTTCCTTACAGTTTACTGTGAGAAATGGTGATGTGAAAAATGCCGTATTACAATTGCAATCGCAGTTTCAAAATGATACGGTTGTTATTACCTCCCGTCGTCGCCGGGAAGTGTTACAGGATGTTCCCATTCCGGTGTCAGTTATTGGTGGCCGGCAGATCGATAACCAGGGAACATTCAATGTGAACCGACTGAAAGAACTGGTTCCTTCCCTTCAATTGTACTCCTCAAACCCCCGTAATACCGGTATTAATATCCGTGGACTGGGGTCTCCATTCGGACTAACCAATGATGGATTGGATCCGGGTGTCGGATATTATGTGGATGGGGTTTACCAGGCCCGTCCAGCTGCTGCTACACTTGACTTTATTGATATTGAACAGGTCGAAGTACTGCGCGGCCCACAGGGTACCTTATTTGGTAAAAACACGACTGCAGGCGCCATTAATATAACCACCCGGAAGCCAAGTTTTAAATCTGGAGCCAACTTTGAACTTAGTTATGGAAATTATGGCTATATCCAGGCAAAGACTTCCTTAACCGGGGCTTTAAGCAAGAAGATTGCCGCCAGGGTTTCCTTTTCCGGAACACAGCGAAATGGATTAGTAGAGAACATCCGGACAGGAAAATATACAAATGATATTAATAACCTCGGCGTACATGCGCAGATCCTGTATAAGCCATCCGATAAAACAACCATAACCTTGTCTGGTGATGATACCCGTCAACGTCCCGACGGTTATGCCCAGGTAGTTGCGGGTGTCGTAGAAACAAAACGCCCTGCTTATCGCCAGTTTAACGCAATTATTTCAGACCTGAATTACAGTTTACCCACCTTAAATGCTTTTGACCGGAAAATTGATCATGATGTTCCCTGGAACTCAGGTAATGACCTGGGTGGCGTATCCTTAAACCTGGACCAGAAAATAGGACCAGGCACATTAACGTCTACAACAGCATGGCGTTACTGGCATTGGAATCCATCAAATGACAGGGACTTTACAGGTTTGCAGGCCCTGGCCAAATCACAAAACCCAGCCAAACACAAACAATTCTCCCAGGAGATCCGCTATGCCGGCCAGATTTCTTCAAAAGTAAGTGGAGTAGTCGGTGTATTCTTCCTGAGCCAGGAAGTTAAAATTACCGGAACTGAAGAATCAGGTAAGGATCAATGGCGTTTTGTACAAAGTACACCCAGTGATAAATGGGCGACGCCGGGACTGTTTGATGGTTATGGCATTTCTACAGATGCTTCGATCAAATCACAAAGTGCAGCCGTTTTTGCCAACGTGGACTGGGAAGCATTTAACCGTTTTCATATAATGCCAGGGATCAGATACAATTACGATAAGAAGGATGTGGTATATGACCGGGTTGCAGCCGGTGGTTTGGAAACAGAAGACCCTGCCCTGATTGCATTAAAGAAACTGGTGTACACCAGCCAGGCATACGATACTGCAGCAAATGAAACCAACCTGACCTATCAATTGACGCTTTCCTATAAAATACATGATCGGGTAAATGCCTATGCAACCTACTCGACCAGCTACAAACCGGTTGGCGTAAATGTAGCCGGATTACCGACAATTGATGGGAAACCAGCGACGGATCTTGCTGTAATCAAACCGGAATATGTAAACCATGTTGAAATTGGCGTTAAAACCACTCCAGTTGACAACTTCCTGGTGAATGCTACTTTCTTTAATACTGATATCGAAAACTACCAGGCCAATGTTCAATCACCACAACTAGGTGTGAACCGCGGCTATATTGCAAATGCCGAAAAGGTGAATGTAAAAGGGTTTGAAGTTGATGTCAATTTAATAGCCAGCCAGCATTTTACATTTTATGGTTCAACAGCCTATACTGATGCTAAATATGTAAAATTCACCAACGCTCCGCTTCCATTGGAAGAAACAGGAACTACAAAAGACGGTCAACAGGTAGCCTTTAAGGATATTTCAGGAGGAAGGCTTCCAGGTATTTCTAAATGGGCAGTTTCAGTAGGTGGTGAGTATTCTACTCCGGCTGCGTTTTTTGGGAAAGCCGGTAAATTTTTTGTTGCTATTGATGGATACTATCGTTCAGGCTTCTCATCCAGTCCGTCACCTTCTGCATACCTCAATATTGATGCCTATTCTATTGCAAATGGTCGTTTAGGATTCAGGGCTGTAAATGGACTTTCAGCTTTTATCTGGGGTCGCAATTTATTTAATAAGAACTATTACGAACAGTTGTTGGTGGCCGGTGGTAATGCCGGTCAATATGCAGCCGTACTGGGAGACCAGCGTACTTATGGAGCGACCATACGGTATAGCTTCTGA
- a CDS encoding amidohydrolase family protein, which produces MFKFIARNFPVSLLTIAFLSCNQPLQEDANSIASKPGIHEVNLSEIAVGEKSIAIVGATIIDGYGGQPVLNGVVLVKGNSIENVGAADAVTIPKDAEIIDGKGMSVLPGFIDAHFHYDDMKNLPALFLQHGVTSVRDPGEWIETYNPERVSGKINPRLFLCGPHLDMFPPAYPEDAYVVRDSIEAVNAVLKNIHDGASAIKAYFRLPPDLIRIVCNTAHSKGIPVTAHLEITEAMEAIDAGLDGVEHITSFGLSLQPRRDAEKYRQLILSDNNARKQGRYAVWKTIDVHGPRADSLCKFLVRKGTFVSPTLGAFEYQPGKDSTDTIKLMGFNNMKSITGKMKKAGVRIVVGSHSNIPYAEPGWAFQREMELLVESGLTNSEVIVAATLENAHYFGIADRLGSIEKGKIADLVLVKGNPLENISNARNIQKVMLNGAWVN; this is translated from the coding sequence ATGTTCAAATTTATTGCCCGCAATTTTCCTGTTTCACTGCTAACCATTGCCTTCCTGTCCTGTAACCAGCCACTACAAGAAGATGCAAACAGTATCGCTTCGAAGCCTGGTATTCATGAAGTCAACCTTTCCGAAATTGCGGTCGGCGAAAAATCAATTGCCATTGTTGGTGCTACCATAATAGATGGCTATGGCGGTCAGCCGGTATTGAATGGTGTTGTGCTGGTAAAAGGAAATAGCATAGAAAATGTTGGTGCAGCGGATGCCGTAACAATTCCAAAAGATGCTGAAATAATTGACGGGAAAGGCATGAGCGTGTTGCCTGGATTTATTGATGCGCATTTCCACTATGACGATATGAAAAACCTGCCAGCCCTGTTCCTGCAGCATGGCGTCACTTCTGTTCGCGACCCCGGCGAATGGATTGAAACGTATAACCCCGAAAGGGTTTCGGGAAAAATCAATCCGCGCCTGTTTTTATGCGGACCACACCTGGATATGTTCCCACCAGCCTATCCCGAAGATGCTTATGTAGTGCGGGATTCCATCGAAGCGGTCAATGCGGTTCTCAAAAATATCCATGACGGCGCTTCAGCGATCAAGGCTTATTTCCGGCTGCCGCCTGATTTGATCCGGATCGTTTGCAACACTGCCCATAGTAAGGGAATCCCGGTAACGGCACACCTCGAAATTACCGAAGCGATGGAAGCCATAGACGCCGGACTGGATGGCGTTGAACATATCACCTCCTTTGGCTTATCCCTGCAACCCAGGCGCGATGCAGAAAAATACCGGCAACTTATTTTATCGGATAACAATGCACGTAAGCAAGGCCGGTATGCTGTTTGGAAAACCATCGATGTACATGGACCAAGGGCCGATAGTCTCTGCAAATTCCTGGTCCGCAAAGGGACATTTGTTAGCCCCACTTTAGGTGCCTTTGAATACCAGCCAGGCAAGGATAGCACAGATACGATTAAACTGATGGGTTTTAATAACATGAAGTCCATAACAGGCAAAATGAAAAAAGCCGGCGTCCGCATCGTTGTAGGCTCCCATTCCAACATACCCTATGCGGAGCCTGGCTGGGCGTTCCAGCGTGAAATGGAATTGCTGGTGGAAAGCGGGCTTACCAATTCAGAAGTTATCGTTGCCGCTACCCTGGAGAATGCGCACTATTTTGGGATAGCAGACCGGTTAGGCAGCATTGAAAAAGGCAAGATCGCGGACCTGGTATTGGTAAAAGGAAATCCGCTTGAAAATATTAGTAACGCAAGGAATATTCAAAAAGTGATGTTGAATGGGGCTTGGGTGAATTGA